The following are encoded in a window of Candidatus Rokuibacteriota bacterium genomic DNA:
- the aspS gene encoding aspartate--tRNA ligase — MTESLGGWRRTHSCGALRASDVGQPVALMGWAFRRRDHGGLVFIDLRDREGLTQCVFNPSLSAAAHAKAQGVRSEFVLAVRGTVLRRPSGTENPKLPTGEVEVQVQELRILNEAKPLPFPLEEEAEVEEAVRFHYRYLDMRRPKVYRNFVMRDRVCQAVRDSLHASGFVEVETPFLTRSTPEGARDFLVPSRLSHGSFYALPQSPQLFKQLLMVGGMERYFQIVRCFRDEDLRRDRQPEFTQIDIETAFLDRDDFLPIIEGMVAEVFRRVSALELPLPFPRLAYDEAVSRFGSDKPDLRFGLELQGLSDLFRDASFDAFSRVIASGGVVKALRVPGAGGMSRKELDDLVARARELGATSLAWVKVTEAGLQSPLARFLEPIRASLLARCAAGAGDLLLLVADAAPAAATVLGRLRVELARRLALIPEGQYRFAWVIDFPLFGYNAEERRWDPMHHPFTAPRDEDVPLLDSDPARVRAKAYDLVLNGEEAAGGSIRIHQTHLQEKVFELIGIKPDEARARFGFLLEALEFGAPPMGGIAFGLDRLVAILAGEESIREVIAFPKTQRGICALTGAPAPVDPAQLRELGIRVVEG, encoded by the coding sequence ATGGGCCTTCCGCCGGCGGGACCACGGGGGCCTGGTGTTCATCGACCTGCGCGACCGCGAGGGCCTGACCCAGTGCGTCTTCAACCCTTCGCTGAGTGCGGCGGCGCACGCCAAGGCGCAGGGTGTCAGGAGCGAGTTCGTCCTGGCGGTACGGGGCACCGTCCTGCGTCGCCCGTCGGGGACCGAGAACCCCAAGCTCCCGACCGGAGAGGTCGAGGTCCAGGTCCAGGAGCTGAGAATCCTGAACGAGGCCAAGCCGCTCCCGTTCCCGCTCGAAGAGGAAGCGGAGGTGGAGGAGGCGGTTCGGTTCCACTACCGCTACCTCGACATGCGTCGCCCCAAGGTCTATCGGAACTTCGTGATGCGGGATCGGGTCTGTCAGGCCGTCCGGGACTCCCTGCACGCGAGCGGCTTCGTCGAGGTGGAGACCCCGTTCCTCACGCGCTCCACCCCGGAAGGGGCGCGCGACTTCCTGGTGCCGAGCCGGCTCAGCCACGGGAGCTTCTACGCGCTCCCCCAGTCGCCTCAGCTCTTCAAGCAGCTCCTGATGGTCGGAGGAATGGAGCGCTACTTCCAGATCGTGCGGTGCTTCCGCGACGAGGATCTCCGGCGGGACCGCCAGCCGGAGTTCACGCAGATCGACATCGAGACCGCCTTCCTCGACCGCGACGACTTCCTGCCGATCATCGAGGGCATGGTCGCCGAGGTCTTCCGGCGGGTGAGCGCGCTCGAGCTGCCGCTCCCGTTCCCGCGGCTGGCCTATGATGAGGCGGTTTCCAGGTTCGGCTCCGACAAGCCAGACCTCCGCTTCGGGCTCGAGCTCCAGGGACTCTCCGATCTCTTCCGGGACGCGAGCTTTGACGCCTTCAGCCGGGTCATCGCGAGCGGCGGGGTCGTGAAGGCGCTCCGGGTGCCAGGGGCCGGGGGAATGAGCCGCAAGGAGCTGGACGACCTGGTCGCTCGCGCCAGGGAACTGGGGGCCACAAGTCTGGCGTGGGTGAAGGTGACGGAAGCGGGGCTCCAGTCGCCTCTCGCGCGCTTCCTCGAGCCGATCCGGGCAAGCCTGCTCGCGCGCTGCGCCGCGGGCGCCGGCGACCTGCTCCTCCTGGTCGCCGACGCCGCGCCGGCCGCCGCCACCGTACTCGGGCGCCTCCGCGTCGAGCTGGCCCGGCGGCTCGCCCTGATCCCGGAGGGCCAGTACCGGTTCGCCTGGGTGATCGACTTTCCGCTCTTCGGGTACAACGCTGAGGAGCGGCGGTGGGACCCGATGCACCATCCCTTCACGGCCCCGCGCGATGAGGATGTCCCCCTTCTGGATTCGGACCCCGCCCGGGTCCGAGCCAAGGCCTACGACTTGGTCCTGAACGGCGAGGAGGCCGCCGGCGGCAGCATCCGGATTCATCAGACGCACCTCCAGGAGAAGGTCTTCGAGCTGATCGGGATCAAGCCTGACGAGGCTCGCGCGCGCTTCGGGTTCCTGCTCGAGGCGCTGGAGTTCGGGGCGCCCCCCATGGGAGGCATCGCCTTCGGCCTCGACCGCCTGGTCGCCATCCTGGCCGGGGAGGAGTCCATCCGCGAGGTCATCGCGTTCCCGAAGACCCAGCGCGGGATCTGCGCGCTGACGGGAGCGCCCGCGCCTGTGGATCCGGCGCAGCTTCGCGAGCTGGGCATCCGGGTGGTGGAAGGCTGA